The Georgenia sp. TF02-10 genome window below encodes:
- a CDS encoding C40 family peptidase, which translates to MSLAIQNMRPRRTFAAVASSGLVLAAATSAAAAPSGEHAALPDVDVSTATAEALTALATTPTVSAPTGAQWSADSVADEVQARAPRPVVVETPEPVVERSTPAVERSTQVVERGTAVVERSTQRASRTEARAALPAQTAATAAGSGGATAATEVSAAGAPAVAPAAAPAPAPAPAASASASAIVNIARQYIGTPYVLGGSSPGGFDCSGFTQYVFAQVGISLPRTSSAQRGAGVVVSAAEARPGDLIWAPGHVGIYTGNGQHIAARNPSTPLYESPIYMSNPTFIRVTG; encoded by the coding sequence GTGTCGCTGGCCATCCAGAACATGCGTCCGCGCCGGACGTTCGCCGCGGTGGCCTCCTCCGGCCTGGTGCTGGCGGCGGCGACGTCGGCCGCCGCCGCACCGTCCGGCGAGCACGCCGCCCTGCCCGACGTCGACGTCTCGACCGCCACCGCCGAGGCGCTGACCGCGCTGGCCACGACCCCGACCGTCAGCGCCCCGACCGGCGCGCAGTGGTCGGCCGACTCCGTCGCCGACGAGGTCCAGGCCCGGGCCCCCCGCCCGGTCGTCGTCGAGACGCCCGAGCCCGTCGTCGAGCGCAGCACCCCGGCGGTCGAGCGCAGCACGCAAGTGGTCGAGCGCGGCACCGCGGTGGTCGAGCGCAGCACCCAGCGGGCGTCCCGCACCGAGGCGCGCGCAGCGCTGCCGGCCCAGACCGCGGCCACCGCTGCCGGCTCCGGCGGGGCGACCGCCGCGACCGAGGTCAGCGCCGCCGGGGCCCCCGCCGTCGCCCCGGCAGCGGCCCCGGCGCCGGCGCCCGCACCGGCGGCGTCGGCGTCCGCCTCGGCCATCGTGAACATCGCCCGGCAGTACATCGGCACCCCCTACGTCCTCGGCGGGTCCAGCCCGGGCGGGTTCGACTGCTCCGGCTTCACCCAGTACGTCTTCGCCCAGGTCGGCATCTCCCTGCCGCGCACCTCCTCCGCCCAGCGCGGCGCCGGTGTTGTCGTCTCCGCCGCCGAGGCCCGCCCCGGGGACCTGATCTGGGCGCCCGGGCACGTGGGCATCTACACCGGCAACGGCCAGCACATCGCCGCCCGCAACCCCAGCACGCCGCTGTACGAGAGCCCCATCTACATGTCCAACCCGACCTTCATCCGGGTCACCGGCTGA
- a CDS encoding glutamine amidotransferase, with product MKPFLLLASRPEDAAADSEYEAFLRCGGLDERDLVRVRLDSQPLPDVDLSRYSGIIVGGSPFTGSIPHEHKSDTQLRVETELGGLLDQVVDVDFPFLGACYGIGTLGRHQGASIDGTYAEPISAPVIELTEAGVSDPLLAGMPATFRAFVGHKEACSRLPGHAVLLARSATCPVQMFRVKTNLYGTQFHPELDVPGLLERVRIYRDAGYYDPAQQEEVEREMSAVVVGDVHRVVRSFVERYARD from the coding sequence GTGAAACCGTTCCTCCTGCTGGCCTCCCGGCCCGAGGACGCCGCCGCCGACAGCGAGTACGAGGCGTTCCTGCGCTGCGGCGGCCTCGACGAGCGCGACCTGGTCCGGGTCCGGCTGGACTCCCAGCCGCTGCCCGACGTCGACCTGAGCCGGTACTCCGGGATCATCGTCGGCGGCAGCCCGTTCACCGGCTCCATCCCCCACGAGCACAAGAGCGACACCCAGCTGCGGGTCGAGACCGAGCTCGGCGGGCTGCTGGACCAGGTGGTCGACGTCGACTTCCCCTTCCTCGGCGCCTGCTACGGCATCGGGACCCTGGGCCGGCACCAGGGCGCCTCCATCGACGGCACCTACGCCGAGCCGATCTCCGCCCCGGTCATCGAGCTGACCGAGGCGGGCGTCAGCGACCCCCTGCTCGCCGGCATGCCGGCGACCTTCCGCGCCTTCGTCGGCCACAAGGAGGCGTGCAGCCGGCTGCCGGGGCACGCCGTCCTGCTGGCCCGCTCCGCCACCTGCCCGGTCCAGATGTTCCGGGTCAAGACCAACCTCTACGGCACCCAGTTCCACCCCGAGCTGGACGTCCCGGGCCTGCTGGAGCGGGTACGGATCTACCGCGACGCCGGCTACTACGACCCGGCCCAGCAGGAGGAGGTCGAGCGGGAGATGAGCGCCGTCGTCGTCGGGGACGTCCACCGGGTGGTGCGCAGCTTCGTCGAGCGGTACGCCCGGGACTGA
- a CDS encoding bile acid:sodium symporter family protein, with product MGTTTTPTDRSAEDRSAHVAVTVFPLLILAAAAVAFLTPGTFTGLSAWVNPLLGVIMFGMGLTLTLPDFRLVVTRPLPVLIGVVAQFSVMPLLGLALAWALRLPPDLAAGVILVGCAPGGTASNVVTYLAKGDTALSVTMTSVSTLLAPLVTPLLTLWLAGTYLPVDGAGMARTIATIVLLPVAAGLVVRLALPRLVTRALPVLPWVSVVAIALVVVAVVAGSADKVLEAGLLVLAAVVLHNCLGYLLGYGLAALTRQPERVRRTVAVEVGMQNSGLAAGLAAQYFSPLAALPGAVFSVWHNVSGALLAALLRRRPLPQDRAPAPATGGTGRG from the coding sequence ATGGGCACGACGACGACGCCGACCGACCGCTCCGCCGAGGACCGCAGCGCCCACGTGGCGGTGACCGTCTTCCCCCTGCTCATCCTGGCCGCGGCCGCCGTCGCCTTCCTCACCCCCGGGACGTTCACCGGGCTGTCGGCGTGGGTCAACCCGCTGCTCGGCGTCATCATGTTCGGGATGGGCCTGACCCTGACCCTGCCGGACTTCCGGCTCGTCGTCACCCGGCCGCTGCCCGTGCTCATCGGCGTCGTCGCGCAGTTCTCGGTCATGCCGCTGCTCGGCCTGGCCCTGGCGTGGGCGCTGCGGCTGCCGCCGGACCTGGCTGCCGGCGTGATCCTGGTCGGCTGCGCCCCCGGCGGGACCGCCTCCAACGTCGTGACCTACCTGGCCAAGGGAGACACCGCGCTGTCGGTGACGATGACGTCGGTGTCCACCCTGCTGGCCCCGCTGGTCACCCCGCTGCTGACGCTGTGGCTCGCCGGGACCTACCTGCCGGTGGACGGGGCCGGCATGGCCCGGACCATCGCCACCATCGTGCTGCTGCCGGTCGCGGCGGGCCTGGTGGTCCGGCTCGCCCTGCCCCGCCTGGTCACCCGGGCGCTGCCGGTGCTGCCGTGGGTCTCCGTGGTCGCCATCGCGCTCGTGGTGGTCGCCGTCGTCGCCGGCAGCGCCGACAAGGTCCTCGAGGCGGGCCTGCTCGTGCTCGCCGCCGTCGTGCTGCACAACTGCCTGGGCTACCTGCTCGGCTACGGCCTCGCCGCGCTGACCCGCCAGCCCGAGCGGGTGCGACGCACGGTCGCCGTCGAGGTCGGGATGCAGAACTCCGGGCTCGCGGCCGGCCTCGCCGCCCAGTACTTCAGCCCGCTGGCCGCGCTGCCCGGCGCGGTGTTCTCGGTCTGGCACAACGTCTCCGGGGCCCTGCTCGCCGCCCTGCTGCGGCGCCGCCCGCTCCCGCAGGACCGGGCGCCGGCACCGGCGACCGGGGGCACCGGCCGGGGCTGA
- a CDS encoding LytR C-terminal domain-containing protein: MSATSTDDAAQRRAARRRRLQQRQTVILGGLVTVLLVVGLVALAMWTGLLPAPFSREFSAEEEETTAAVQPCPPPDAVPVELASVTANVYNGTDRPGLAGDTGNALTALGVVVNQTANWPDGSYPGTVQIVTGPAGVTAAYSVARVFPDAVVTLDSAREDESVDVVLGAGHQGMLSQEQVDQLDPAAPLVAPEGCQPVDDAA; encoded by the coding sequence GTGAGCGCGACCTCCACCGACGACGCCGCCCAGCGCCGGGCGGCCCGGCGCCGTCGGCTCCAGCAGCGGCAGACGGTGATCCTCGGCGGGCTGGTCACCGTGCTTCTCGTGGTCGGGCTGGTCGCCCTCGCCATGTGGACGGGCCTGCTGCCGGCGCCGTTCAGCCGGGAGTTCTCGGCGGAGGAGGAGGAGACGACGGCGGCCGTCCAGCCCTGCCCGCCGCCGGACGCCGTGCCGGTCGAGCTGGCCTCGGTCACCGCTAACGTCTACAACGGCACCGACCGGCCCGGGCTCGCGGGCGACACCGGCAACGCCCTGACCGCCCTCGGCGTGGTCGTCAACCAGACCGCCAACTGGCCCGATGGGAGCTACCCGGGCACGGTCCAGATTGTCACCGGACCGGCGGGGGTGACCGCCGCCTACTCGGTGGCACGGGTCTTCCCGGACGCCGTCGTCACCCTCGACAGCGCCCGCGAGGACGAGTCCGTCGACGTCGTCCTCGGCGCCGGTCACCAGGGCATGCTCAGCCAGGAGCAGGTCGACCAGCTCGACCCGGCGGCGCCGCTGGTCGCGCCCGAGGGCTGCCAGCCGGTGGACGACGCCGCCTGA
- a CDS encoding 6-carboxytetrahydropterin synthase codes for MYRLTVRDHMMIAHSLPHPAFGPAQQLHGATYVVELTIRRRELDEAGIVLDIGVATGLLREALADLDYTNLDDHPDLRGTLTTTETLARVVAERVAGRLPAGTFAGLDVVLREHPDAWAGYTLDL; via the coding sequence ATGTACCGCCTGACCGTCCGCGACCACATGATGATCGCCCACTCCCTGCCGCACCCGGCCTTCGGCCCGGCCCAGCAGCTGCACGGGGCGACCTACGTCGTCGAGCTCACCATCCGCCGCCGCGAGCTGGACGAGGCGGGCATCGTGCTCGACATCGGGGTCGCCACCGGCCTGCTGCGCGAGGCGCTGGCCGACCTGGACTACACCAACCTCGACGACCACCCCGACCTGCGCGGCACCCTGACGACCACCGAGACGCTGGCGCGGGTGGTGGCCGAGCGCGTCGCCGGCCGCCTGCCGGCGGGGACCTTCGCCGGGCTCGACGTCGTCCTGCGCGAGCACCCCGACGCCTGGGCCGGGTACACCCTGGACCTGTGA
- a CDS encoding glycosyltransferase family 4 protein encodes MSGSGGPAPGGAGASGGGAGPSSGAGSSRGGGAEPSPGRAGPSSSAAALGLITWDRTAPSGGNTYNAELVTALRASGTDVVVHALPGPWPDPGAADLDALAAALAAHRASVVDGIVGCAAPDQVAAAVRAGRSVVLLVHMPLATERGLDPAARTRRDRAERRGVRAATAVVATSATAAADLARRHGLGTVHVARPGVRPAAPAGGTAGTGGPPHLLALAALTPTKDQLTLVAALARVADRPWTAALVGPDDADPGYAAAVRAAVDAGGLTGRVAVPGPATGPALAAQWARADLLVLPSRAETFGLVVLEALARGVPALVGAGTGAVEALRLGAGDRGLPGAAVPPGDPAALAATLRNWLDSADLRGRWRAAALAAREGLPTWAGTAAAVREVLDPPGPADPPPPAGPPPVRDAGRR; translated from the coding sequence GTGAGCGGCAGCGGCGGACCCGCTCCCGGCGGTGCGGGAGCCTCGGGCGGGGGTGCCGGACCGTCGAGCGGCGCCGGATCCTCTCGCGGGGGTGGTGCCGAACCCTCGCCCGGTCGGGCCGGACCGTCGAGCAGCGCCGCCGCGCTGGGCCTGATCACCTGGGACCGGACCGCGCCCAGCGGCGGGAACACCTACAACGCCGAGCTCGTGACCGCCCTGCGCGCGAGCGGCACCGACGTCGTCGTGCACGCCCTGCCGGGGCCCTGGCCGGACCCCGGCGCGGCCGACCTCGACGCTCTGGCCGCGGCGCTCGCCGCGCACCGGGCGAGCGTTGTCGACGGCATCGTCGGGTGCGCCGCCCCGGACCAGGTGGCCGCGGCGGTGCGGGCCGGGCGCTCGGTCGTCCTCCTCGTGCACATGCCGCTCGCCACGGAGCGCGGCCTCGACCCAGCCGCCCGCACGCGCCGGGACCGGGCCGAGCGCCGGGGGGTGCGGGCCGCGACCGCCGTCGTGGCCACTTCCGCGACGGCGGCGGCGGACCTGGCCCGGCGGCACGGGCTCGGCACCGTGCACGTGGCCCGGCCGGGTGTCCGGCCGGCCGCGCCGGCCGGCGGCACGGCGGGCACCGGCGGCCCGCCGCACCTCCTGGCGCTGGCGGCGCTGACCCCGACCAAGGATCAGCTGACCCTCGTCGCCGCCCTGGCCCGGGTGGCCGACCGGCCGTGGACGGCGGCCCTGGTCGGCCCGGACGACGCCGACCCGGGCTACGCCGCGGCGGTCCGGGCGGCGGTCGACGCCGGCGGGCTCACCGGCCGGGTGGCCGTGCCCGGCCCCGCTACCGGGCCCGCGCTGGCGGCGCAGTGGGCCCGGGCCGACCTGCTGGTCCTGCCCTCCCGGGCGGAGACGTTCGGGTTGGTGGTGCTCGAGGCCCTGGCCCGCGGCGTGCCGGCGCTCGTCGGGGCCGGCACTGGCGCGGTGGAGGCGCTCCGCCTGGGCGCCGGGGACCGGGGGCTGCCCGGCGCCGCGGTGCCGCCGGGGGACCCGGCAGCGCTCGCCGCCACCCTCCGGAACTGGCTGGACTCGGCGGACCTGCGGGGCCGGTGGCGGGCGGCGGCGCTGGCCGCCCGGGAGGGCCTGCCCACCTGGGCCGGGACGGCCGCGGCGGTGCGGGAGGTGCTGGACCCACCGGGGCCGGCGGACCCGCCGCCGCCCGCCGGGCCCCCGCCGGTCAGGGACGCCGGACGGCGGTGA
- the ribA gene encoding GTP cyclohydrolase II: MSATPPRTGARRLVTTTLPTEHGTFVMHGYAGGGGLGNVALVMGDVAAEEDLAPLVRVHSECLTGDALGSYRCDCGEQLDAALHEISLAGRGALVYLRGHEGRGIGLLAKLEAYALQDAGVDTVDANLRLGYPADARTYDEAAEILHDLGVRRVRLMSANPDKAAKLAELGIEVVARHRLPVVDRPENSFYLTTKRHRMGHDAAAPPVWGELVAGRVPDVAPTPDDAALLDRYGPLVALGRPATIAQLGQSSDGFIAARTGDAEFVTGPADREHLHRLRALVDAVVVGAGTVVADDPRLTVRAVPGADPVRVVLDPAARVPADARVLTDGAAPTLWCLGPAAGVPATAAHVQVVRLPLTAGRFDPADVLGELHARGLGRVLVEGGGRTVSQFLAARLLDRLFLTIAPVLIGDGVPGIRFTGSDRMADALTAPTRRFVLGPDVCTEFDLTAVRRP; this comes from the coding sequence ATGTCTGCGACCCCACCCCGGACCGGCGCCCGCCGCCTCGTCACCACCACGCTGCCCACCGAGCACGGCACCTTCGTCATGCACGGCTACGCCGGCGGCGGCGGGCTCGGCAACGTCGCGCTGGTGATGGGCGACGTCGCCGCCGAGGAGGACCTCGCCCCGCTGGTCCGGGTGCACTCGGAGTGCCTGACCGGGGACGCGCTCGGGTCCTACCGCTGCGACTGCGGGGAGCAGCTCGACGCCGCGCTGCACGAGATCAGCCTCGCCGGGCGGGGCGCGCTGGTCTATCTCCGCGGCCACGAGGGCCGCGGGATCGGCCTGCTGGCCAAGCTCGAGGCCTACGCCCTGCAGGACGCCGGGGTGGACACCGTCGACGCGAACCTGCGGCTGGGCTACCCGGCGGACGCGCGCACCTACGACGAGGCCGCCGAGATCCTGCACGACCTCGGCGTGCGCCGGGTCCGGCTGATGTCGGCCAACCCGGACAAGGCGGCCAAGCTCGCCGAGCTGGGGATCGAGGTGGTCGCCCGGCACCGCCTGCCGGTGGTGGACCGGCCGGAGAACTCGTTCTACCTGACCACCAAGCGGCACCGGATGGGCCACGACGCCGCCGCCCCGCCGGTGTGGGGCGAGCTGGTCGCCGGGCGGGTGCCCGACGTCGCCCCCACCCCCGACGACGCCGCGCTGCTGGACCGCTACGGCCCGCTCGTCGCGCTCGGCCGGCCCGCCACCATCGCCCAGCTGGGGCAGAGCAGCGACGGGTTCATCGCGGCCCGCACCGGCGACGCGGAGTTCGTCACCGGCCCGGCCGACCGCGAGCACCTGCACCGGCTGCGCGCCCTGGTGGACGCCGTCGTCGTGGGCGCGGGCACGGTCGTCGCCGACGACCCGCGGCTGACCGTGCGGGCGGTGCCCGGCGCCGACCCGGTCCGGGTGGTGCTCGACCCAGCCGCCCGGGTGCCGGCCGACGCGCGGGTGCTGACCGACGGCGCCGCCCCCACCCTCTGGTGCCTGGGCCCGGCCGCCGGCGTGCCGGCGACGGCGGCCCACGTGCAGGTCGTCCGGCTGCCGCTGACCGCCGGCCGGTTCGACCCGGCCGACGTGCTCGGCGAGCTGCACGCGCGCGGGCTCGGCCGGGTGCTGGTCGAGGGCGGCGGGCGGACGGTCTCCCAGTTCCTCGCTGCCCGGCTGCTGGACCGGCTCTTCCTCACCATCGCGCCGGTGCTCATCGGCGACGGCGTCCCGGGCATCCGGTTCACCGGCTCGGACCGGATGGCCGACGCGCTGACCGCACCGACCCGTCGGTTCGTGCTCGGCCCGGACGTGTGCACCGAGTTCGACCTCACCGCCGTCCGGCGTCCCTGA
- a CDS encoding type II toxin-antitoxin system VapB family antitoxin → MMFRAVGDGRPYPDHGLTTPKDWSAVPPRQVRLDQLVTTKSELDLRSLLSADSTFYGDLFAHVVAWRGTLYLEDGLHRALRAALQQRLVLHARILELDDDGKPRLPG, encoded by the coding sequence ATGATGTTCCGAGCCGTGGGCGACGGTCGCCCCTACCCCGACCACGGGCTCACCACGCCGAAGGACTGGTCGGCAGTGCCGCCGCGGCAGGTTCGGCTGGACCAGCTCGTCACGACCAAGTCCGAGTTGGACCTGCGCTCGCTGCTCTCCGCCGACTCCACCTTCTACGGCGACCTCTTCGCGCACGTGGTCGCCTGGCGCGGGACGCTCTACCTGGAGGACGGGCTGCACCGCGCCCTGCGCGCCGCGCTGCAGCAGCGCCTCGTCCTGCACGCCCGAATCCTGGAGCTGGATGACGACGGCAAGCCCCGGCTGCCGGGCTGA